Genomic DNA from Niallia circulans:
ATTTGTCTAAACGTATAAATGAAAAATTTGCCGTAAAATTTATTGTGAAATCGGCTTTTTTTTAGTAAGTTCACAAATTTGTCGAATTTTACAAAAGTTTTTGCAGGAAATTGAAAGGGTAAACAAGAATTATATAGCATAGTCAAAAAAGTTCACTGCTCGCATAGATATAAGAATGTGGTGGGAACAATAAGACTTGCACTGGAATCTAAAAGGAGGAGTAACTTATGAATTTCAACATTAGAGGAGAAAACATTGAGGTAACTCCAGCAATAAGAGAGTATGTAGAAAAGAAAATTTCCAAACTGGAGAGATATTTTTCCGAAACGCCAGATGCAAATGTTAACGTAAATTTAAAGACCTACAATGATAAGACTGCCAAGGTGGAAGTGACAATTCCGATGTCCCAGCTGGTACTGCGAGCTGAAGAAGACCATTTGGACATGTATGCAGCAATTGATTTGATCGTTGATAAATTAGAGCGCCAAATCAGAAAACATAAAACGAAGGTAAACAGAAAGCAACGTGAAAAAGGCAATCTAAATGCTTTATTTGGCGCAGATGAGCCTAATGCGGTATCTGTACAGGATGAAGAGGACGAACTGGAAATTGTTCGCCAAAAGCGCTTTAATTTAAAGCCAATGGACAGCGAGGAAGCCATTTTACAAATGGATCTTCTTGGCCACAGCTTCTTTGTTTATACAGATGCAGAAACGAATACAACGAATATCGTTTATAAAAGAAAAGATGGCAAGTATGGTTTGATTGAAGCAAAGTAATTAGATAGCAAATTTTTAAGAGCCTGCAGGAAACTGCAGGTTTTTTTCTACTACAGTAAGAATATGTAAGGAGGAAGCTTTTTTTAGCTAAATAGTATGTCGCTATCATAATATGGAAATTACTTGAATAATCCAGCGTGATGCAGATGTGTTTGATATAATAAACAAAAGAATTTATAGATAAAACAGCTGAAATCAGAATATCCTTTCTATAGAAGTTAATTTCATTTTCAAGGAGTGTGAAAGGGATGAAAAGGTCTGTAATGGAAGCGAACCTGTTTTGTACACACTGTAATAATGAAACAATCCATGACGTTGTTTATATAAATGAGGAGATAACGAGCGTCAAGTGCCAAACTTGTCAGCATGAAGCAGGTATGAAGGTGGATATTATGAAGAAGTTTTATAAAGAGCTGTTTGAGCATATTGCCACAAAGCCGAGCAGGATGACAGAGGAATACAAGCAGGATCTGAGTAAATTCATTGCAAGACTCCCGATTAGGGTCATCAGCAAGCCATATCGCTTCATGCGCTACTTGAATGAATCCAGAAAGGTATTAAAGTACTATAAAAAGCCGTGATTTTTTTATGATAATGAGTAACTGCATGTTTTTCTTTAGGGCATTAGCCCTTTACATACCCCTTTTTTCACCTTTCTGTCTTTCATTTATACTAAAGTTGTCACTCTATTAAGGAAATGGTAATATTAATAGGAAAATACTAGTTCAGCTATAATATATCCTTCATATATGGAGTTTACAAAAGAGCCATATTCTTTTCATGTGTTTTTAATGAATAGTGAATATGCTATAGATGCTTTAATGCTAGTTATTATGCTATTGATATAATAAACGGATGGAATTTTTCACATAGAATCTCTCATTTTAATTATAAAGGAGCGTTTTTTAATGCTTGGTATTTTAAATAAGGTTTTTGATCAGAACAAACGCGATATAAAGAAACTGACTAAGATTGCCGAAAAGGTTGAGCTTTTGGCTGGAGAAACGGCAGCATTAAGCGATGAGCAGCTCAAGGCAAAAACGGAGGAGTTCAAAGCTCGCGTTCAAAAAGGAGAAACACTTGACGATTTGCTGGTTGAGGCTTTTGCAGTTGTGAGGGAAGCTGCAAAGCGTGTTCTTGGCCTTTACCCATATCCTGTTCAGCTTATGGGTGGAGCTTCTCTTCATGACGGAAATATCTCTGAAATGAAGACTGGTGAAGGTAAAACCTTGACTGCGACAATGCCGGTATATTTGAATGCACTTTCTGGAAAAGGCGTTCATGTTGTCACTGTCAATGAATATTTGGCAACACGTGATGCTGCTGAGATGGGACAGCTATATGAGTTTCTTGGTTTAACGGTTGGGTTGAACTTAAACGGCCTTTCAAGAGAGGACAAGCAGGCAGCATATAATACCGATATTACGTACGGTACTAATAATGAATTTGGCTTCGATTATCTTCGTGATAACATGGTTCTCTATAATGAGCAAAAGGTACAAAAACCACTTTACTATGCTGTAATTGATGAGGTCGACTCTATCTTAATTGATGAAGCGAGAACACCGCTGATTATTTCTGGCTCTGCTCAGAAGTCGACTCAATTATATGTTCGGGCAAATGTTTTTGTGAGCAGCTTAAAGGTAGAAAAAGACTATACGTATGATGAAAAGACGAAGGGTGTTCAGTTGACAGAAGAAGGTATGTCAAAGGCTGAACGTGTCTTCCAGATTGAAAACTTGTTTGATGTAAGCAATGTGGCAATTAACCATCATATTACGCAAGCCCTTAAGGCACATGCAAGCATGCATAAAGATGTCGATTATGTTGTGCAAGATGGCGAAATCGTCATCGTTGACCAGTTCACAGGCCGCCTTATGAAGGGGCGCCGTTATAGTGACGGGCTTCATCAAGCAATCGAAGCAAAAGAAAATCTTGAAATTCAAAATGAAAGCATGACACTTGCAACCATTACATTCCAAAACTATTTCCGCATGTACGATAAGCTTGCTGGGATGACTGGTACTGCGAAGACAGAGGAAGAGGAATTCCGCAATATTTACAATATGAATGTTGTTGTTATCCCAACAAACAGAGATATCGTTCGTGATGACCGTGCTGATTTAATTTACGCAACAATGGACGGTAAATTTAGAGCTGTTGTTGAGGATATTGCTGAAAGACATAAGTTAGGTCAGCCGGTTCTTGTTGGTACTGTTGCAATTGAAACATCCGAAATTATTTCGAAGTATCTTTCTAAGAAGGGTATTCCTCATGATGTATTGAATGCAAAAAATCATGAGCGGGAAGCAGAAATTATCGCAACTGCCGGTGAAAAAGGCGCTGTGACAATTGCAACAAATATGGCAGGACGCGGAACAGATATTAAACTTGGAGAAGGAATTAAAGAAGTGGGCGGTTTAGCTGTTATCGGTACAGAACGTCATGAAAGCCGACGAATTGATAATCAGCTGCGCGGACGTTCCGGACGTCAAGGAGATCCAGGTGTGACACAATTTTATCTTTCTATGGAAGATGAATTGATGCGCCGCTTCGGATCTGACGGCATGAAAGCAATGATGGCTAAACTGGGCATGGATGACTCTCAGCCAATCCAAAGCAAGATGGTTTCAAGAGCAGTTGAATCTGCTCAAAAACGAGTGGAAGGAAACAACTTTGACTCACGTAAACAGCTTCTTCAATACGATGATGTCCTTCGTCAACAAAGGGAAATCATTTACGCACAACGTAATGATGTACTGACATCTGACAACCTTCGTTCTATTGTTGAAAGTATGATTAAGTCATCATTGGATCGTCATGTTGCAGCACATACTCCAGCGAGTGAAGATCAGGAAAACTGGGATTTGCAGGCAGTTCTTGATTATGCAAACGGAAACCTGCTTCATGAAGGCGAATTGGAGCTGAACGATATCCGTGGCAAAGAAGGCGATGAAATTGCCGAAGTCATCATGGAGAAGGTAGTGCATAACTATGATGAGAAAGAAGAAAAGCTGACAACGGAACAAATGCGTGAATTTGAGAAGGTTATTGTACTTCGAGCTGTTGACAGCAAATGGATTGACCACATTGACCAAATGGATCAGCTTCGCCAAGGTATTCATCTGCGTGCATATGGTCAAATTGATCCACTTCGCGAATATCAATCTGAAGGGTTTGCAATGTTTGAGCAAATGGTTACTTCCATTGAAGAGGATGTTGCTAAGTACATTATGAAAGCTGAGATTCGTGAAAACCTTCAAAGGGAAGAAGTCATGAAGGGTCAAGCAGTTAACCCGAAAGAAGAAGGCGAAGATAAGAAGCCGAAGAAAAAACCAGTGATGAAGAAGCTTGATGTGGGCCGTAATGCTCCATGTTTCTGCGGCAGCGGCAAAAAGTATAAAAACTGCCACGGAACTAATCTTTAATAGAATACTGGGACCTGCCTCCCCGAATGCGGAGAGGCAGGTTTTTTAAAGCCTAACGTTTGTGCAAATAAAGTATATCTTCATGAATAATGGAAATGCTTTAATACAGAAAACAACTATTTAAAATAACTTCTAAAAAGGAAAGCATGCATTTTTTCTTGAAAAGCCATATAATACTAGAAGGAAGCAGCCGTGCTTTGCATAATAATTTTTATAAAGGGTGACAGGTAAATGGAATTAGCAGATATTCGCAATGAGTTAGAGAAGATAAATGTAACACTAGAAAACTTTAGGGGGTCTCTTTGACTTAGATAACAAAGAGGCACGTATCGCTCATCTGGAGGATGAAATGTTGCATCCTGATTTTTGGAATGATCAACAGGCAGCACAGACAGTCATCTCCGAAAGCAATGGCTTGAAGGAGCAAGTTAATGAATTTTATAAGCTTGCTGAAACATTTGAAAACCTTGAGCTTACTTATGAGCTGGTTAAAGAAGAGGACGATGAAGAATTGCGCACTGAGCTGGAAGAGGAGCTAGGCCAATTGGTAAGCAGCTTAAGCCAGTTTGAGCTTAATCTTCTGTTAAGTGAGCCTTATGATAAAAACAATGCAATATTAGAGCTGCATCCAGGTGCTGGTGGAACAGAGTCCCAAGACTGGGGAAGCATGCTGTTGCGTATGTACACTCGCTGGGCAGAAAAAAGAGGCTTCAAGGTGGAAACATTGGATTATCTGCCTGGTGATGAAGCTGGAATTAAGAGTGTAACATTGGCTATTAAAGGACATAATGCATTCGGATACTTAAAAGCAGAAAAAGGCGTACATCGTCTTGTTCGTATTTCTCCATTTGATTCATCTGGCCGTCGCCATACGAGCTTTGTATCATGTGAAGTTATGCCAGAATTCAATGATGAGATTGAAATTGAAATTCGTACAGAGGATTTAAAAGTTGATACTTACAGAGCGAGTGGTGCCGGTGGACAGCATATCAATACAACAGACTCCGCTGTTCGTATTACACATATCCCAACAGGAGTAGTCGTATCTTGCCAAACAGAACGCTCTCAGATAAAGAACAGGGAAACAGCAATGAAAATGCTGAAAGCAAAACTTTATCAGAAAAAAATCGAAGAGCAGGAAGAAAAGCTTGCGGAAATCCGCGGCGAACAAAAGGATATTGGCTGGGGAAGCCAAATTCGTTCGTACGTTTTTCATCCATACTCTCTTGTTAAAGACCACCGTACAAACACAGAAGTAGGTAACACACAATCTGTCATGGACGGAGATATTGATCTATTTATAAATGCTTACTTGCGTTCAAAGCTAAGCATTGCAGAATAAGTATTAGAGGCTGGGACATAAGTATGTGAACCAGCGTAAAGACCGAACTACTTAATCATCTATTGATTAAATGGTTCGGTTTTTTTTGTTTTTAGTTTTCATACAATCATTAGAAATCTTAGTTGCATGGAGCGGAGGCCACTCGATATTAAGGGAAATAGAGACAATTTAGACCCCGCAGGCGAAGATATGGGGGCTTCAAACCTTCCAGCGGAAAGCGAGTGCACAAGATTACGATGAACGAAAATAATTTTATTACTAATTATAAAGTGATTATTTATTTTTGGTAAAGTTTTGCCAGCGTTGCATATGGGAAAGGAATTGTAACGTATAATTTTTAAAAGAATTAATTTAATAAGACAAGGAGATAGCGTTCAAATATTCAAAATAATAATAAATTTACTTTTTTAGGGAAAAGTGAAACTTTCTGCTGTATTTTACGTTTATATGTATATTGTTGGAATTATTTAGGGATTCTTATAGTAATTGGTTATTTTAAGAAAAGAGGTTATGAAATGAAAGAGGTCGTTTTGACTATTGCTGTACCATGCTATAACGAAGAGGAGGTTTTTGAACAATCATATTATCAGCTGAAAAATGTGCTGACTTCTCTTATCTCAGAAGGTCTTATAAGTTCTAAAAGTCAACTGCTTTTTATTGATGACGGAAGCAAGGATTCAACATGGGATAAAATTGAAAGTGCAACCCATTTTGACAAGCTTGTCAGCGGTATTAAGCTGTCGAGGAACTTTGGACACCAAAGAGCATTACTTGCTGGGCTGGAGGAAGCCGTTCAGTTTTCCGATTGTGTCATCAGTATTGATGCAGATCTTCAGGATGACACCAGCGTCATAAGAGAATTTGTTCTGAAATACTTAAGCGGCTATGAAATTGTGTATGGTGTTAGAAGCAAAAGAGAAACCGATACCTTCTTTAAACGGAGTACGGCACAAGGCTTTTACAGTCTTATGGGGAAAATGGGCTTATCTCTGGTTTATAATCATGCTGACTATCGTTTGTTAAGCAAAAGAGCATTAACAGAAATGCTGCAGTTTAAAGAGTCCAACCTTTTCTTGAGAGGTGTTGTTCCTTTACTTGGTTTTAAGTCGACTAGTGTTTACTATGAACGAAAGGCTCGTGAGGCAGGGGAATCAAAATACCCAATCGCAAAGATGCTTGCATTCGCTTTAGATGGCATTACATCCTTCAGTGTTAAGCCGATTCGGTTTATAACATTAATAGGATTTTTGTCTGCCATTATCAGCCTTGTTGCAGGTGGTTATGTACTTGTGCAAAAATTCCTTGGTGATACAGAATCAGGCTGGGCATCTGTAATGATATCCTTATGGCTGATTGGCGGTCTTCTTTTAATGAGTATTGGTCTTATTGGTGAATATATTGGGAAAATTTATGAAGAAGTAAAACACCGTCCGCGCTATATAATTGAGGATAATCTTTGCAGAAATAAGCAGGCTAATCCTGCTAAATCAAAGGTGCATGTATAATGCTTCGCTCTTCTTTTATACGTTTTTTGTTCGTTGGTCTAATTAACACAGCAGTCGGCCTCTCTATCATGTATGCCTGTCTGCTGTTGCTTCATATCAATTATTGGAGCTCCACTTTTATAGGTAACTTGGTTGGGGCAGCTGTAAGTTATTTTCTTAACAAAAATATTACTTTCCAAAGCAATGCTAGATTAATAGGCAGCGGTATACGGTTTGGCATTGTCATACTAGCGTCGTACTTCATTGCCTATAAGCTTGGTCTGGTGCTTGTGGAAGAAGTGGCAGGAAGAATTCCGGTGCTCGCCAGTTATGTGGAAGTGCTTGCTGTCCTTTTTGGAAGCGGCATGTACACGATATTAAATTACTTCGGGCAGAAGCATCTTGTATTTGCATCCAAATATCAACAGGTTTCAAGGAGTGTTAAATGATTAAAGTAACAGGTTTAGGGAAGCAGGAAAAAATCTTCCTCTCAATGGCATTATTAATCGTTGTATTATGGGTTTTGCCCTATTTTATTCTTAATGGAAATGCTCATATGCGGATCCATGATAATCTTGATTCAAATCTTGGCTGGTATGAAGTTTTGAAAAACAGTGGTAATATGTTTGCACCTGTCAATACGCCAATGGAACAGATTATGAACGGTGAGTTTTCCAGAGATACATACTATTCGGAATACTATGGCATGGTTTTTCTTTTTAATATCCTGCCACCCGTCGTGGCATATGGTTTGTGTCAGGCAATTACTAGAATTGTTGCCTTTTTAGGAATGTATCTTCTTTTAAAAAAATATGTTTTTAAGAAGTCAAACCCTTATATCATTACAATAGGAGCAGCATTGACATTTTCGCTCACACCATACTGGCCTTCTGGCATGCTCAGCATCCTTGGAATGCCGTTAGCATTATGGTGCTTTCTTAATATACGCAAGGGTGAGCGGAACTGGAAAAACTATGCAGTAATTACACTTTTGCCGTTTTTCTCGACATTTGTGATCGGCTTTTTTTATTTTCTTACATTCATTGGTCTGCTGTGGGTATATGACCTCTTTAAAACGAAAAAATGGAATCTAGTATTTTTGCTATCAATTATCTATATGCTAGTAATCTATATGGCGATTGATTATCGTTTAGTTATATCCATGATTGCACCAGCATCAAATGAACTGACAAACAGGGATGTATTTTATCAATCTAAGCTCGATATATTCCAGACATTCAAGCTAATTGGCAAGAACTATGTTGTTAGTCATAATCAAGACAGAACGATTTCGCAATATATTATTTTGCCGCTCACGATTTTTTGCTTAGTTTGGGTGCTAATAAAAAATAAGGCAAAAGACAATCGTCTATTTATCTTCTTGCATATTGTTAACTTGCTGCTGTCCACATGGTATGCGTTTTGGTTCTTTGAAGGCTGGCAGCCATTAAAAGAACGAATTAGTATTCTAACGAGTTTTAATTTTGGCAGATTTCATTATTTGCGACCAATGATTATTTATGTTTTATTTGCCCTATCATTGAAAATGCTATGGGACCAAGGTGGATGGCTAAAAAAAGTTGTTTATGCTTTGGTAATAGCACAGCTGCTTGTATTGGTACCAAATAATGAGGAGATCATGTACAAAAATCAGCCAAGCTATAAGCAATATTTTGCAGTGGACGAATTTAAGGAAATTAAGGATTACATAGGTAAGCCATTAGAGGACTACAGGGTTGTCAGTATTGGGATGCATCCTAATGTTGCCCAGTACAATGGCTTTTATACACTCGATTCATACAGCAATATTTATCCATTAAGCTATAAGGATGAATTTAGAAAAATTATTGAACCTGAACTCAACAAAAATAAAGGGCTAAGGGAGTACTATGATTATTGGGGTGGACGCTGTTATATATTTGTTGATGAACTAGGCAAAAAATATCAGTTCTCTAAGCATTCCAAGAAAACGATCAAGCATTTGGACTTGAATACGAACCAGCTCAAGAAAATGGGCGGTCAATATATCCTGTCCGCAGTGCCTATTGATAACGCCGCAGATAATAATTTAAGCTTTGAGAAATCCTTTGATTCAAAGGATAGTTATTGGAGAATTTACCTTTATAAAGTAAATGGAAAAGGGTCTCAACAAAGACTGTAGAAAAAATGACCAGCTTCTTGAGAAAATAAGCAATGAGGATATTTTCCCCTTTAGAGCCTAGCTGACAAGCTAATCTGTAGTGGGGAGCGATATCCTTTTTTTTATGTGAGTTTATTTTAAACTGAATAGTATAAATTAATGAGTACCCCAATATATTTAGATTGGAGGTGTTTATGGATATTTTAACGGCTATTATCATGGGCATTGTAGAAGGCTTGACAGAGTTCGCGCCTGTTTCGTCAACAGGGCATCTTATTTTAGCGGGCCATTTGTTAGATTTTACTGGAGCAAGTGCGAAAACATTTGAAATCATCATTCAGCTTGGCAGCATACTTGCCGTTGTTTTTGTTTTTTGGCGCAGGATATTAAGTATTTTAGGGTTGAAGAAATATCAGGATTCCGAAAGCGTAGGTTCCCTGAGCATTTTTCATATTGCTGTTGGAATTATTCCTTTCGGTGTTGGCGGTGTGCTGTTTTATGACTTGATCAAAAATGTGTTATTTAGCCCGGCAACTGTTGTCATCACATTAATTATTGGCGGGTTGCTGATGCTTTCAGCCGAGAAGCTGAAGCCAAAAGCTTCTGCGGAAACGCTTGATCAAGTTACATACAGACAAGCTTTAGCAGTAGGTTTTTTTCAGTGCTTTGCCTTAGTGCCAGGCTTTTCCCGATCTGGAGCAACACTCTCAGGTGGACTGCTTGCAGGCATGAGCCATAAGACAGCGTCTGAATTCACATTTATCATGGCAGTTCCCATCATGTTTGCAGCATCGGCAAAGGATTTGTTTGAAAGCTGGAATCAATTGGGCGCACAAGATATACCTGTTTTTGCAGCTGGTTTTGTGACAGCGTTTATCGTTGCGTTAATTGCCATTAAGTTTTTTCTGCGTCTTATTAATAAAGTGAAACTAATTCCTTTTGCGATATATCGTTTTGGACTAGCCATCGTTTTTTGGATATTTATTATATAACATAACAAATACTATCCTTTAGAAAAAGGGATAGTATTTTTTTGTTCCTTTCCTTCTAAAAAGCCTCGTTTCATCCCTTTACCACGCTAATTTGTCACCATTTACACCTGCTCATTTGAATGATATACTCTCTGCTTGGGAAAATATAAAGGATACATTTTTTAAGCAATATTATGAATAATGTTTCTTACATATTTTTTAACTTTCAAAAATTATGTCATTATTTAGAAATTAAGACATGTCAATAAAAGACAATAACAAAAGAGGTGTCAAAATCGTGCGTGAGTATATTTATGTATTAATCGGATCTGCTATTGTAGCATTATCATTTAACTTATTTCTCTTGCCTAATAGCATCGCTTCAGGTGGAGTGAGCGGTATCAGCACTATTACTGCAAGTTTGTTCCATTGGGAGCCGGCGTTTGTACAATGGGCATTTAATATTCCTTTATTTATTGCCGGTGTAATATTCCTTGGGAAAAATTTTGGTATAAAAACGCTTGTCGGAACATTATTTTTGCCATTTGTCGTTTTCTTATCAAAGGATATGGAGCCTTGGACTACGCAACCTCTGCTTGCAGCAATATACGGTGGAATTGGTATTGGCCTTGGAATTGGGATTGTTTTCAAAGGAAGAGCATCAACAGGTGGAACAGACCTTGCTGCCCAAATTATTACTAAATACACTGGGATGTCTTTAGGAAAAAGCGTTGCATTGATCGATGGGGTTATTGTTATTTCGGCTGCGGCTGTATTCAGTATTGAACAAGGTTTATACGCATTATTAGCCTTGTTTATTACGAGCAAGACAATTGATATTGTTCAGGTTGGTTTCGGAAGCAGCAAAATGGCACTTATCATTACTGAAAAACAAGAGGATGTTAGGGAAGGAATCTTAAATAAAATCGACAGAGGTGTTACTAAGCTGACAGCTCATGGCGGTTATACAGATTTTGAGCGTCCTATTTTAATGTGTGTTGTTGATCAGGCCCAGTTTATGAAATTAAAGGGCTTAGTTCAATCGATAGATCCGACTGCTTTTGTCATTGTTATGGATGCATCAGAGGTTCATGGCAGAGGCTTTAGTGCGAAAAAAGCATAATAGTAAATAATGTCCTTCTATCTTTGTCTAAAACGAAAAGATAGAAGGATTTTTTTATGTGTAATATGTCGATTGTTTGTAAGATTTGTAACAGGATAAAAAATGTAATCGTTTTATTGTAAATGTAAAAAAAGCTAAACAGAAAAATGTCATGTAAATATTTCCACAGATTGTAACATAAAGTAGGTATAAAAGACTAAAAAAGAGAAAAAAATAAAAAAAAAAGGGGAAAATGGTCGATTTGTAGTACTATTATAGTAGTAAATAAAGGTAAGGGATGATAATAATAGTACTTTTTTCGATATTTGAAAAGAAAATGTAATAATTTTATCCGTTAATTTACCGTACTATGATGATATAATAATGTAAGTAATTAGAAGGAAGTCTTGTATTTATAAAAAAAATGTCTCCTTCAGTCGGGTTGTAAATGTCGAATTTTGGTGGTTAATGGAGTTAGAAAAGGAAAAACGAGAGAATTAAGTTAATTCTCTTATAAGAGAAAGCAATTGATATGGCAGTTCGCAAATGTGATTCGTCTACCATGTTGCTATAGACGTTTTGCACTTTTCTTATGTTCTTACAAATAAAATTCAGGTGTGATAATAGATGATAGAAATGAAAAATGTGATAAAGAAATACGCCAATGGTGTTATTGCAGCCAACGGCATTGATGTGAAAATTAACCAAGGTGAGTTTGTATATGTAGTAGGGCCGAGTGGGGCCGGAAAATCTACTTTTATTAAAATGATGCATCGGGAGGAAAAACCGACGCAAGGAACGATTTTGATTAACGGAGTTAATTTGGCAAAACTGAAAAACAGCAAGGTTCCGCTATTGAGAAGAAATATGGGA
This window encodes:
- a CDS encoding GtrA family protein, whose protein sequence is MLRSSFIRFLFVGLINTAVGLSIMYACLLLLHINYWSSTFIGNLVGAAVSYFLNKNITFQSNARLIGSGIRFGIVILASYFIAYKLGLVLVEEVAGRIPVLASYVEVLAVLFGSGMYTILNYFGQKHLVFASKYQQVSRSVK
- a CDS encoding bh protein — translated: MKRSVMEANLFCTHCNNETIHDVVYINEEITSVKCQTCQHEAGMKVDIMKKFYKELFEHIATKPSRMTEEYKQDLSKFIARLPIRVISKPYRFMRYLNESRKVLKYYKKP
- the prfB gene encoding peptide chain release factor 2 (programmed frameshift), coding for MELADIRNELEKINVTLENFRGSLDLDNKEARIAHLEDEMLHPDFWNDQQAAQTVISESNGLKEQVNEFYKLAETFENLELTYELVKEEDDEELRTELEEELGQLVSSLSQFELNLLLSEPYDKNNAILELHPGAGGTESQDWGSMLLRMYTRWAEKRGFKVETLDYLPGDEAGIKSVTLAIKGHNAFGYLKAEKGVHRLVRISPFDSSGRRHTSFVSCEVMPEFNDEIEIEIRTEDLKVDTYRASGAGGQHINTTDSAVRITHIPTGVVVSCQTERSQIKNRETAMKMLKAKLYQKKIEEQEEKLAEIRGEQKDIGWGSQIRSYVFHPYSLVKDHRTNTEVGNTQSVMDGDIDLFINAYLRSKLSIAE
- a CDS encoding glycosyltransferase family 2 protein is translated as MKEVVLTIAVPCYNEEEVFEQSYYQLKNVLTSLISEGLISSKSQLLFIDDGSKDSTWDKIESATHFDKLVSGIKLSRNFGHQRALLAGLEEAVQFSDCVISIDADLQDDTSVIREFVLKYLSGYEIVYGVRSKRETDTFFKRSTAQGFYSLMGKMGLSLVYNHADYRLLSKRALTEMLQFKESNLFLRGVVPLLGFKSTSVYYERKAREAGESKYPIAKMLAFALDGITSFSVKPIRFITLIGFLSAIISLVAGGYVLVQKFLGDTESGWASVMISLWLIGGLLLMSIGLIGEYIGKIYEEVKHRPRYIIEDNLCRNKQANPAKSKVHV
- a CDS encoding DUF6044 family protein is translated as MIKVTGLGKQEKIFLSMALLIVVLWVLPYFILNGNAHMRIHDNLDSNLGWYEVLKNSGNMFAPVNTPMEQIMNGEFSRDTYYSEYYGMVFLFNILPPVVAYGLCQAITRIVAFLGMYLLLKKYVFKKSNPYIITIGAALTFSLTPYWPSGMLSILGMPLALWCFLNIRKGERNWKNYAVITLLPFFSTFVIGFFYFLTFIGLLWVYDLFKTKKWNLVFLLSIIYMLVIYMAIDYRLVISMIAPASNELTNRDVFYQSKLDIFQTFKLIGKNYVVSHNQDRTISQYIILPLTIFCLVWVLIKNKAKDNRLFIFLHIVNLLLSTWYAFWFFEGWQPLKERISILTSFNFGRFHYLRPMIIYVLFALSLKMLWDQGGWLKKVVYALVIAQLLVLVPNNEEIMYKNQPSYKQYFAVDEFKEIKDYIGKPLEDYRVVSIGMHPNVAQYNGFYTLDSYSNIYPLSYKDEFRKIIEPELNKNKGLREYYDYWGGRCYIFVDELGKKYQFSKHSKKTIKHLDLNTNQLKKMGGQYILSAVPIDNAADNNLSFEKSFDSKDSYWRIYLYKVNGKGSQQRL
- the bacA gene encoding undecaprenyl-diphosphate phosphatase, whose amino-acid sequence is MDILTAIIMGIVEGLTEFAPVSSTGHLILAGHLLDFTGASAKTFEIIIQLGSILAVVFVFWRRILSILGLKKYQDSESVGSLSIFHIAVGIIPFGVGGVLFYDLIKNVLFSPATVVITLIIGGLLMLSAEKLKPKASAETLDQVTYRQALAVGFFQCFALVPGFSRSGATLSGGLLAGMSHKTASEFTFIMAVPIMFAASAKDLFESWNQLGAQDIPVFAAGFVTAFIVALIAIKFFLRLINKVKLIPFAIYRFGLAIVFWIFII
- a CDS encoding YitT family protein, with the protein product MSIKDNNKRGVKIVREYIYVLIGSAIVALSFNLFLLPNSIASGGVSGISTITASLFHWEPAFVQWAFNIPLFIAGVIFLGKNFGIKTLVGTLFLPFVVFLSKDMEPWTTQPLLAAIYGGIGIGLGIGIVFKGRASTGGTDLAAQIITKYTGMSLGKSVALIDGVIVISAAAVFSIEQGLYALLALFITSKTIDIVQVGFGSSKMALIITEKQEDVREGILNKIDRGVTKLTAHGGYTDFERPILMCVVDQAQFMKLKGLVQSIDPTAFVIVMDASEVHGRGFSAKKA
- the hpf gene encoding ribosome hibernation-promoting factor, HPF/YfiA family codes for the protein MNFNIRGENIEVTPAIREYVEKKISKLERYFSETPDANVNVNLKTYNDKTAKVEVTIPMSQLVLRAEEDHLDMYAAIDLIVDKLERQIRKHKTKVNRKQREKGNLNALFGADEPNAVSVQDEEDELEIVRQKRFNLKPMDSEEAILQMDLLGHSFFVYTDAETNTTNIVYKRKDGKYGLIEAK
- the secA gene encoding preprotein translocase subunit SecA, encoding MLGILNKVFDQNKRDIKKLTKIAEKVELLAGETAALSDEQLKAKTEEFKARVQKGETLDDLLVEAFAVVREAAKRVLGLYPYPVQLMGGASLHDGNISEMKTGEGKTLTATMPVYLNALSGKGVHVVTVNEYLATRDAAEMGQLYEFLGLTVGLNLNGLSREDKQAAYNTDITYGTNNEFGFDYLRDNMVLYNEQKVQKPLYYAVIDEVDSILIDEARTPLIISGSAQKSTQLYVRANVFVSSLKVEKDYTYDEKTKGVQLTEEGMSKAERVFQIENLFDVSNVAINHHITQALKAHASMHKDVDYVVQDGEIVIVDQFTGRLMKGRRYSDGLHQAIEAKENLEIQNESMTLATITFQNYFRMYDKLAGMTGTAKTEEEEFRNIYNMNVVVIPTNRDIVRDDRADLIYATMDGKFRAVVEDIAERHKLGQPVLVGTVAIETSEIISKYLSKKGIPHDVLNAKNHEREAEIIATAGEKGAVTIATNMAGRGTDIKLGEGIKEVGGLAVIGTERHESRRIDNQLRGRSGRQGDPGVTQFYLSMEDELMRRFGSDGMKAMMAKLGMDDSQPIQSKMVSRAVESAQKRVEGNNFDSRKQLLQYDDVLRQQREIIYAQRNDVLTSDNLRSIVESMIKSSLDRHVAAHTPASEDQENWDLQAVLDYANGNLLHEGELELNDIRGKEGDEIAEVIMEKVVHNYDEKEEKLTTEQMREFEKVIVLRAVDSKWIDHIDQMDQLRQGIHLRAYGQIDPLREYQSEGFAMFEQMVTSIEEDVAKYIMKAEIRENLQREEVMKGQAVNPKEEGEDKKPKKKPVMKKLDVGRNAPCFCGSGKKYKNCHGTNL